A single region of the Streptococcus macedonicus ACA-DC 198 genome encodes:
- the leuD gene encoding 3-isopropylmalate dehydratase small subunit has protein sequence MEKFTVYTGKSVPLMNDNIDTDQLIPKQFLKAVDKKGFGKNLLFEWRYLNDNYDENPDFIFNKPKYRDATILISGDNFGSGSSREHAAWALEDYGFRCVIAGSFSDIHYNNELKNGMLPIVQPLEVRQKLAALPAGEEITIDLPNQVIKSSAGEFPFEIDSEWKRKLVLGLDDIGITLQYENLIAAYEKNRPSYWQ, from the coding sequence ATGGAAAAATTTACTGTTTACACAGGGAAATCTGTCCCTTTGATGAATGATAATATTGATACTGACCAGCTCATTCCAAAACAGTTCTTGAAGGCTGTTGATAAAAAAGGTTTTGGTAAAAATTTGCTGTTTGAGTGGCGCTATCTCAATGATAATTACGATGAAAATCCAGATTTTATCTTTAACAAACCTAAATATCGTGATGCAACGATTTTGATCTCAGGGGATAACTTTGGTTCAGGGTCATCACGTGAACACGCTGCTTGGGCCTTGGAAGATTATGGTTTTCGTTGTGTGATTGCAGGCTCATTTTCTGATATTCACTACAATAATGAATTGAAAAATGGGATGCTTCCAATTGTTCAACCTTTGGAAGTCCGTCAGAAGTTAGCTGCACTACCAGCTGGCGAAGAAATTACGATTGATTTACCAAACCAAGTCATCAAGTCATCTGCGGGAGAATTTCCGTTTGAGATTGATAGCGAGTGGAAGCGTAAACTTGTTCTTGGACTTGATGACATTGGTATCACGCTTCAATATGAAAATTTGATAGCAGCCTACGAAAAAAATCGTCCAAGTTATTGGCAATAA
- the ytsP gene encoding GAF domain-containing protein: protein MENTKKIENYQIMLAQAKALFANEKNLLSNLSNASALLKMTLPNSVFTGFYLFDGQELLLGPFQGGVSCVHIALGKGVCGEAAASQETIIVADVTKHANYISCDSAAMSEIVVPMVKNNQLVGVLDLDSRLTDDYDAIDQEYLEKFVTVLLEKSYWNLDMFGVEK from the coding sequence ATGGAAAACACAAAGAAAATAGAGAATTATCAAATCATGTTAGCACAGGCGAAAGCGCTATTTGCTAACGAAAAAAATCTGCTATCAAATCTTTCAAATGCTAGCGCTCTCTTAAAGATGACTTTGCCAAATTCTGTTTTTACAGGTTTTTATTTATTTGATGGTCAGGAATTGCTTTTGGGTCCTTTTCAAGGCGGGGTATCGTGCGTTCACATTGCACTTGGAAAAGGTGTTTGTGGTGAAGCAGCAGCTAGTCAAGAAACGATAATCGTGGCAGATGTGACAAAACATGCTAATTATATTTCTTGTGATTCAGCAGCCATGAGTGAAATCGTTGTTCCTATGGTTAAAAATAACCAATTGGTGGGTGTTCTGGATTTGGACTCACGTTTAACAGATGATTATGATGCGATTGACCAAGAGTATCTTGAAAAATTTGTTACCGTACTTTTGGAAAAATCATATTGGAATTTGGATATGTTTGGAGTTGAAAAATAA